Genomic segment of Pararhodobacter zhoushanensis:
GCCGCGTCAGCAGGTCGCGCGCGGTCACCACGACCACGCAGATCAGCGCGTAGAGGGCGTAGACGTCAAAGCCACCGGCCTCGGGCCGCACGATCAGCAGCACGCCAAGGAAGCCCACGCCGATCGCCGCCAGCCGCTTCCATCCGACCGCCTCCCCCAGAAACAGCGCCGCCCCCAGCGTCACGGTCAACGGCAGGGCCTGCATGATCGCGGTCAGGTTGGCGATCGGGGTGTGATACAGCGCCTGCAGGAAGAACCAGACCGAGGCCGTATCGAACAACGCCCTCAGCACGATCAGCCGCCGGTCATGCCCGGTCAGCACCACGCGAAATGCGCCTGCCCGCCACGCCCACAGGCCCAGCACCGCCGACACCGCCAGCCCGCGCCACACGAGCGTCTGGAACATCGGCAGTTCCTGTCCGAGCAGTTTCATGAAGGAATCAGAGAGCGTGAAGGCGGCCATCCCGGCCATCATCAAAAGCGCGCCACGCGCGTTGTCGGACAGCATACACTCCCCCGGAAACCGTCCCACCGGCTTGGCATTGAACAGGTGAAAAGAAAAGCCCCGTGTTGCGGCGATGGCGGCGCGAGGCCGGGCGTGTAAAGCGTGCTTGACACGCACGGGGGCTCGGCCATGTAAAGGGTGCTTTACAAACCGGAGGCACCCATGCGCTATTTCAGTTTCTTGCTGGCGGGACTGGCCGCCTATGTCGCCGCCCTTTTCCTGTCCAACGCCCTGTTTGTGCGCGGGATCGAGGCACCCGTTCTGCGCCTTTGCCTGTCGCTGTTGCCAATGCTGCCCGCGGTGTTCATCTGCGGCGTGATCGTCCGCACGATCCGGCGCATGGACGAGAGGCAGCGCAAGCTCCAGTTCGAGGCGCTGGTCTTCGCCTTTGCGGGAACCGCGCTGATCACCTTCGGCTATGGCTTTCTTGAAGGCACCGGGCTGCCCCGCCTGTCGATGTTCGTGGTCTGGCCGATGATGGCGACGCTCTGGGTCGTTGGTCTGGCCATCGGAAAAGTGCGCTACGGATGAAGAACCGGATCCTCGAGCTGCGCCAGCACCGCCACTGGTCGCAAGCCGATCTGGCCCTTGCACTGGGTGTGTCGCGGCAGACCGTCAACGCGCTGGAGCGAGGCCGCTACGACCCCAGCTTGCCCTTGGCCTTCAAGATCGCGCAGCTGTTTGACGCCGCGATTGAAGAGATCTTCCAACCCGATCCGGCCTGATCCCGTGCGCCGCGTTGAACTGCCTGCACGGCTGCGCTAAACCCCGCGATCTTGCGCGAAGGAGGACGCCGTGACACCGACACCACGCCTGTATCTGACCGGGGCGTCCTGCTCGGGCGTCTCGACACTGGGGGCGGCTTTGGCGGCGCGGTTTGCCGTGCCACAGTTCGACGTGGATGACGTCTACTGGATGCCGACCGATCCCCCGTTCACCACCAAGCGCCCCCCCGAGGACCGCGTGCGGCTGATCGAGGCCCGGCAGCGCGAGAGCGCGGGTTGGGTGTTGACCGGCTCGTTTATCGGCTGGGGCGATGCCTTGATCCGTAGCTTGGATCTGATCGTCTTCGTCCACACGCCCACCCCGCTGCGGCTGCAACGCCTTGACACGCGCGAGGCGCAGCGCCACGGCACGCGCATCCTGCCGGGGGGCGACATGCACAAGGCACATCTGGCGTTTCGGGACTGGGCCGCGCGCTATGACGATCCGCAATTCACCGGCCGCAACCTTGCCCAGCATGAGCGTTGGCTTGCCGCGCAAACCGCGCCTGTGCTGCGGCTGGACGGCACGCAGCCAACCGAGGCGTTGGTCCAAGCCGCCGCTGCCGTGTGGTCGCAGCGATAGAGCGCGCCATCCTCAGGCCGACAGGACACAGAAAAGCCCCCGCAGCCAAGCTGCGGGGGGCTTTATGTTCAGAACTTCAGATCTCAGCGCTCGTCGTCTTCGACGCTCGTGGTCTCTTTGAAGACCGAGTCCACCTCGAGCGGGGCGGCAACAAGCACCGCTTCCGCTTCGGCGCGGCGCTGGTCGATGACCACCTGATCGCGATCGGTTGCGATCTTCTTGGTGGCCGTCGCGACACCGCCGGTGCCGGCCGGGATCAGACGCCCGACGATCACGTTCTCTTTCAGGCCGACCAGCTTGTCGCGCTTGCCGATGACCGAAGCCTCGGTCAGCACGCGCGTGGTCTCCTGGAACGAGGCCGCCGAGATGAAGCTGCGGGTCTGCAGCGACGCCTTGGTAATACCCAGCAGGATCGGCTCGCCCTTGGCAGGACGCAGGCCCATTGCTTCGATCTTCTCGTTGGTCTCGTCGAACTCGAACTTGTCGACGGTTTCCCCCTTCAGCAGCGTGGTATCGCCGCTGTCCAGGATCTCCCATTTCTGCAGCATCTGGCGAACGATCACCTCGATGTGCTTGTCGTTGATCTTCACGCCCTGCAGGCGGTAGACGTCCTGCACTTCGTCGATCAGGTAGTTCGCCAAGGCCTCGATGCCCAGAATCCGCAGGATGTCGTGCGGCGCGGGGTTGCCATCCATGATGTAGTCGCCGCGCTGGACGAAATCGCCCTCTTGCACGGGGATGTGCTTGCCCTTGGGCACCAGATACTCGGCCGCATCGACGTTCTCGTCGACCGGTTCGATCGTGATCCGACGCTTGTTCTTGTAGTCCTTGGCAAAGCGCACATAGCCGTCGATCTCGCAGATGATCGCGTGATCTTTCGGACGACGGGCCTCGAACAGTTCGGCCACACGCGGCAGACCCCCGGTGATGTCCTTGGTCTTGGCGCCCTCGCGCGGGATACGTGCAACCACGTCGCCCTGCTTGACCGTCTGACCGTCTTCAATCGACAGAATTGCGTCGACCGACATCTGATAGGTGATCGGGTTGCCCGCGTCGTTGCGCATCGGCTCGCCGGTTTCAGCGTCCATGATGATGATCTCAGGCTTAAGATCACTCCCCTTGGGCACCGAACGCCAGTCGGTCACGATCTTCTGCGACATACCCGTCGCATCATCCGTGTCCTCACGCACCGAGAAGCCGCTGATCAGGTCCACGAACTTTGCCACACCGGCCTTTTCGGCGATGATGGGCAGCGTATAGGGGTCCCATTCATAGAGCTTGTCACCGCGCTTGATGTCCTGACCTTCGCGCACGAAGAGCTTGGCACCATACGACAGCTTGTGCGAGGCCCGCTCGATCCCGTTGTCGTCGATGATCGCCAGCGTCATGGAACGACCCATGACCACCAGATCACCCGCCGCGTTCTCCAGCGTGTTCGGGTTGCGCAGCTCGATCTTGCCGTTCGAGCCGGCTTCCTGGAACGACTGCGACCCACCCTGCGCGATGCCGCCGATGTGGAACGTCCGCATCGTCAGCTGCGTACCGGGTTCACCGATCGACTGCGCAGCGATGATCCCCACCGCTTCGCCTTTGTTGACCAGCGTACCGCGGGCAAGGTCACGACCGTAGCACTTGGCGCAGACGCCCTCTTCCGCTTCACAGGTCAGCGGCGAGCGGATCTTGATCGACGGGATATCGGCCTTGTCGATCAGGTCAGCGTCGCGTTCGTCGATCAGCGAGTTCATCTCGACCAGAACGTCGCCGGTTGCCGGGTGCACGATGTCCTCGGCCGCGACACGGCCCAGAACACGCTCGGCCAGCGAGGCCACGACTTCCCCATCGTTCACCGCCGCTTTCGCGGTGATGAAGCGATCGGTGCCGCAATCGTCCGAACGAACGATGCAGTCCTGCGCCACGTCGACCAGACGGCGGGTCAGGTAACCCGAGTTCGCCGTCTTCAGCGCGGTATCGGCCAGACCCTTACGGGCACCGTGAGTCGAGTTGAAGTACTCGAGCACGGTCAGACCTTCTTTGAAGTTCGAGATGATCGGCGTTTCGATGATCTCGCCCGACGGCTTGGCCATCAGACCGCGCATACCGCCCAGCTGCTTCATCTGCGCAGGCGAACCACGGGCACCGGAGTGCGACATCATGTAGACCGAGTTCGGCTCAAGCTCGCGGCCCTCGTCGTCGTGACGAACGGCCGAGATTTCGGCCATCATCGCGGCGGCAACAGCGTCCGAGGCTTTCGACCAGGCATCAACGACCTTGTTGTACTTCTCACCCTGGGTGATCAGACCGTCGAGATACTGCTGTTCGAATTCCTTCACCTGATCGCGGGTCTCGTTGACCAGATCCCACTTGGTTTCGGGGATGAGCATGTCATCCTTGCCAAACGAGATGCCAGCCTTGAACGCCTCGCGGAAGCCCAGACCCATGATCTGGTCACAGAAGATCACCGATTCTTTCTGACCGCAGTAGCGGTAGACCGTATCGATGACGTTTTGCACGTCTTTCTTCCGCAGCAGGCGGTTGGCCAACTCGAACGGGGCTTTGGCATTGAGCGGCAGCAGGCCACCCAGACGCAGACGGCCCGGCGTGGTCTCATAGCGCTTGTAGACCTCGTTGCCGTTCTCGTCGATCTGCAGGATGCGGCCCTGCACGCGGGCGTGCAGATGCACCTCGCCGGCGGCAAGCGCGTGCTCGACTTCGTCGATATCAGCGAAGACCATGCCTTCGCCCTTCATCCCTTTGCGTTCCATGGTGGTGTAGTAGAGACCCAGCACCATGTCCTGCGACGGAACGATGATCGGCGCGCCGTTGGCGGGCGACAGCACGTTGTTCGTCGACATCATCAGCACGCGCGCTTCCAGCTGGGCTTCCAGCGAGAGCGGGACGTGGACGGCCATCTGGTCACCGTCGAAGTCGGCGTTGAAGGCCGAGCAGACGAGCGGATGCAGCTGGATCGCCTTGCCTTCGATCAGCATCGGTTCAAAGGCCTGAATGCCCAGACGGTGCAGCGTGGGCGCGCGGTTCAAGAGAACCGGGTGCTCGCGGATGACCTCGTCCAGAATATCCCAGACCTCGGGGCGTTCTTTCTCGACCAGCTTCTTCGCCTGTTTCACGGTCGAGGAGAGGCCTTTGGCTTCCAGACGCGAATAGATGAACGGCTTGAACAGCTCGAGCGCCATCTTCTTGGGCAGACCGCACTGGTGCAGTTTCAACTCAGGGCCGGTCACGATGACCGAACGACCCGAGAAGTCGACGCGCTTACCCAGAAGGTTCTGACGGAAGCGGCCCTGCTTGCCTTTCAGCATGTCCGACAGCGACTTCAGTGGGCGCTTGTTGTTGCCCGTGATGACGCGGCCACGACGGCCGTTGTCGAACAGCGCATCCACCGATTCCTGCAACATGCGCTTTTCGTTGCGCACGATGATATCGGGCGCGCGCAGTTCGATCAGGCGTTTCAGACGGTTGTTACGGTTGATCACCCGGCGGTACAGATCGTTCAGATCCGAGGTCGCGAAGCGGCCACCATCCAGCGGAACCAGCGGACGCAGTTCCGGCGGGATGACCGGCAGCACGGTCAGGATCATCCACTCAGGCCGGTTGCCCGACTCAAGGAACGATTCCACGACTTTGAGGCGCTTGATGATCTTCTTGGGCTTCAGCTCGCCGGTGGCTTCCTTCAGCTCTTCGCGCAGCTTGTCGGCTTCGGCCTGCAGGTCGATCGCCGTCAGCATTTCGCGAATGGCCTCGGCACCGATGCCAGCGGTGAAGCTGTCCGAACCGAAGGTATCCTGCGCGTCGAGGAACTCTTCCTCGGTCATCAGCTGGCCGTAGGAAAGCTCGGTCAGACCGGGCTCGATCACGACGTAGTTTTCAAAGTACAGGATGCGTTCCAGATCCCGCAGGGTCATGTCCAGCATCAGGCCGATGCGCGACGGCAGCGACTTGAGGAACCAGATATGCGCCACCGGCGACGCCAGCTCGATATGGCCCATGCGCTCGCGCCGGACCTTCTGCAGGGTGACTTCAACGCCACATTTCTCGCAGACAACGCCGCGATACTTCATGCGTTTGTATTTGCCGCACAGGCATTCGTAATCCTTGATCGGACCGAAAATGCGCGCGCAGAACAGACCGTCACGCTCGGGCTTGAACGTGCGGTAGTTGATGGTTTCCGGCTTCTTGATCTCGCCGTAGGACCAGCTGAGAATCCGCTCAGGGCTTGCCAGCGAGATCTTGATCTCGTCGAAAGCCTTGGCCGGAGTCATCGGGTTGAACGGGTTCGTGGTCAGTTCCTGGTTCATCGTCAATTCCTTGGAATGGATTGGATCGAAGGCGTATCGACGGTGGGGTTGAACCCCACCCTACGGCGGTGCGTAGGGTGGGATTTCATCCCACCGTTATTCGTCTTCTTCCGAATCCAGGAGTTCCATGTTCAGGCCGAGGCCGCGGACTTCCTTCACCAGCACGTTGAAGGATTCAGGCACACCGGCCTCGTAGTTGTCCTCGCCCTTGACGATCGATTCGTAGACCTTGGTGCGGCCTGCCACGTCATCCGACTTCACCGTCAGCATCTCTTGCAGGGTATAGGCGGCGCCGTAAGCTTCCAGAGCCCAGACCTCCATCTCACCCAGACGCTGACCACCGAACTGCGCCTTACCACCCAGCGGCTGCTGCGTGACCAGGCTGTACGGCCCCGTGGAACGGGCGTGCAGCTTGTCGTCGACCAGGTGGTGCAGCTTGAGCATGTATTTCACACCCACGGTGACCTTGCGCTGGAACTGCTCACCCGAGCGTCCATCGAAGACCACCGACTGACCCGACTGATCGAACCCGGCGCGCTTGAGCGCGTCGTTGACATCGGCTTCCTTGGCACCGTTGAACACCGGCGTGCCGATCGGCACCCCTTTGGTCACGGTCGAGGCGGCTTCGACCAAATGGTCGCTGTCCATCTCGGCAAAGGCATCGTCATAGACCTGATCGCCGTAGCCGTGGCGCATCGCGTCGCGCACCGGGGTCAGATCGCCCGAGCGACGATACTCTTGCAGCGCCTCGTCGATCTGGATGCCCAGACCGCGCAGAGCCCAGCCCATGTGCGTTTCCAGAATCTGGCCGACGTTCATCCGCGACGGCACGCCGAGCGGGTTCAGCACCAGATCCACGGTCGTACCATCGGCGAGGAACGGCATGTCCTCTTCCGGCACCACCTTGGACACCACACCCTTGTTGCCGTGACGACCGGCCATCTTGTCGCCCGGCTGCAGCTTGCGCTTCACCGCCAGGAAGACCTTGACCATTTTCATCACGCCCGGGGGCAGATCGTCGCCGCGGCGAACCTTCTCGACCTTGTCTTCAAAGCGCAGCGTGAGCTGGCGCTTCTGCTGGTCGTAAAGGGCGTTGAGCGCCTCGACTTCCTGCGCTTCGGTCTCTTCGGCCAGGGCCAGCTGCCACCATTGGCCTTTGGACAGCGTGCCCAGCAGGTCTTCGGTGATCTCGCTGTTCGGGCGAACGCCTTTGGGGCCTTTCACCGCGGTCTTGCCCAGGATCAGGGTTTTCAGACGCGAGTAGATGTTGCGGTCCAGGATGCCCTGCTCGTCATCGCGGTCGCGCGACAGGCGTTCGATCTCTTCGCGCTCGATCTGCAGCGCGCGCTCGTCCTTGTCGACGCCGTGGCGGTTGAAGACGCGAACCTCGACAACCGTGCCATACGCACCCGGCGGCAGACGCAGCGAGGTATCGCGCACGTCCGAGGCTTTTTCACCAAAGATGGCGCGCAGCAGCTTTTCTTCCGGCGTCATCGGGCTTTCACCCTTGGGGGTGATCTTGCCCACCAGAATGTCGCCCGCCTGAACTTCAGCGCCGATATAGACGATCCCGGCCTCGTCGAGGTTGCGCAGGGCTTCCTCGCCGACGTTGGGAATGTCGCGGGTGATCTCTTCCGGCCCCAGCTTGGTATCGCGGGCGGCGACTTCGTATTCCTCGATGTGGATCGAGGTATAGACGTCATCCTTCAGGATACGTTCGCTGATGAGGATCGAGTCCTCATAGTTGTAACCGTTCCACGGCATGAAGGCCGCGACGATGTTACGACCGACGGCCAGTTCGCCCATGTCGGTGCAGGGACCATCGGCCACCACCTCGCCACGCGCCACGCTGTCGCCCACTTTCACCAGCGGACGCTGGTTGATGCAGGACGACTGGTTCGAGCGTTTGAACTTGCGCAGACGGTAGATGTCGACGCCCGGCTCGCCCGGCTCCAGCATCTCGGTCGCGCGCACAACGATACGCTGCGCGTCCACCTGATCGATGATCCCGGCGCGGCGCGCCATGATCGCAGCGCCCGAATCGCGGGCGACGATGCCCTCGATCCCGGTGCCCACCAGCGGTGCGTCGCTTTGCAGCAGCGGCACGGCCTGACGCATCATGTTCGAGCCCATCAGTGCGCGGTTGGCGTCGTCGTTTTCCAGGAACGGAATGAGCGACGCGGCCACCGACACCAGCTGCTTGGGCGACACGTCGATCATGTCGATCACTTCGCGCGGGTTCAGCATGAAGTCGCCGCCCTTGCGGGTCGACACCAGATCGTTAACGAACTCGCCGGCCTCGTTCAGCGTCGCGTTCGCCTGAGCGATGACGTGGCGCTGCTCTTCGGTGGCCGACAGGTATTGCACCTCATCCGTCACCTTGCCGTCAATGACCTTGCGGTACGGGGTCTCGATGAAGCCGTATTTGTTCACGCGGGCATAGGTGGCCAGCGAGTTGATCAGACCGATGTTCTGACCTTCCGGCGTTTCAATCGGGCACATCCGGCCATAGTGGGTCGGGTGAACGTCGCGAACCTCGAAGCCCGCACGCTCACGCGTCAGACCGCCCGGCCCGAGAGCCGAAAGACGACGCTTGTGCGTCACTTCGGACAGCGGGTTGGTTTGGTCCATGAACTGGCTGAGCTGCGAAGAGCCGAAGAATTCACGCACGGCAGCCGCCGCCGGTTTGGCGTTGATCAGGTCTTGCGGCATGACGGTGTCGATATCGACCGACGACATACGCTCGCGGATCGCGCGCTCCATGCGCAAGAGGCCCAGACGGTACTGGTTTTCCATCAGCTCGCCGACCGAGCGCACCCGGCGGTTGCCGAGGTGGTCGATGTCGTCGATCTCGCCTTTGCCATCGCGCAGCTCGACCAGAGCCTTGATGCACGAGATGATGTCTTCCTTGCGCAGGGTGCGCTGGGTATCAGGCGCATCCAGATCAAGGCGCATGTTCATCTTCACGCGACCCACGGCCGACAGGTCGTAGCGCTCGCTATCAAAGAACAGCGTCTCGAACAGCTGGATCGCTGCGTCGACGGTGGGGGGCTCGCCCGGGCGCATGACCCGGTAGATGTCCATCAGCGCCTGATCGCGGTTCATGTTCTTGTCCGCAGCCATCGTGTTGCGGATGTAGGCGCCGACGTTGACGTTATCGATGTCCAGAACTTCGAACTCGGTCACGCCCTGATCGAGCAGGGTTTTCAGCGAGCCGCCTTTGACTTCGCCGTCCTTGTCCAGTTCCCAGGTGACTTCGTCGCCCGCTTCGATCCAGATCGCGCCGGTCTCTTCGTCGATGATGTCCTTGGCCGAGAAGCGGCCCAGAACATGCTCGAACGGCACCAGCAGATCGGTGATCTGACCGTCGTCGATCCATTTCTTGACCAGACGCGGGGTGGCTTTCTCGCCAGCCTTCAGGATGATCTCACCCGAGGCCGCATCAACCAGATCCATCGTCGGACGGGTGCCGCGCACACGCTCGGGGAAGAACTTGGTGACCCAACCACGGTTCTTTTCCAGACGGTACGTAACGGTGTCGTAATAGGCATCCATGATGCCTTCCTGGGTCAGACCCAGCGCATAGAGAAGCGTCGTCACCGGCAGTTTGCGGCGACGGTCGATGCGCGCAAAGACCAGGTCCTTGGGATCGAATTCAAAGTCCAGCCAGCTGCCGCGATAGGGGATGATCCGGCACTGGAACAGCAGCTTGCCCGACGAGTGGGTCTTGCCCTTGTCGTGGTCGAAGAACACGCCGGGCGAGCGGTGCATCTGCGACACCACAACACGCTCGGTGCCGTTCACGATGAACGTACCGACCGGAGTCATCAAAGGCATGTCGCCCATGAAGACTTCTTGTTCCTTGATGTCCTTGACCGACCGCGCGCCCGTGTCGGGGTCCACATCAAACACGATCAGACGCAGCGTGACCTTCAGGGGGCCCGCAAAGGTCATGTCGCGCTGTTGGCACTCTTCGATGTCGTACTTCGGCTTTTCCAGCTCGTACTTGACGAATTCCAGAACCGCGGTCTCGTTGAAGTCCTTGATCGGGAAGACCGACTGGAACGTGCCCATCAGGCCTTCGCCGTCGAGCGGTTTATCACTGTCACCCGAGCGCAGGAACAGGTCGTAGGACGACTTCTGAACCTCGATCAGGTTGGGCATTTCCAGAACTTCACGGATCTTGCCGAACATCCGACGGATGCGCTTCTGGCCAACATAGGACTGAGCCATGCTCGGTATCACCTTTCAATTTTTTCGCGGATGCGCCTGCCGTCGGGCCTCGGCAAGGCTGCACCCCATGCGAAACAGAAGCTGAGGCCCCATTCCTGCCGATCGTCCCACCGATCAGCTCCCGAGCCCCGGCTGCTTCTGGAAGAAGATCCGCGGGATCACCTGCCAGAAACAGCAGCAGCCGGGCCCGGAGAACACCGGGCCCAGCCATGTCATGCGGTCAGGATGCGCTGTGCATCCCGCCTGATTACTTCAGCTCAACTTTGGCGCCAGCGGCTTCCAGTTTCGCTTTGATCTCTTCGGCTTCAGCCTTCGGAGCTTGCTCTTTCACGGCTTTGCCGCCAGCTTCGACCAGGTCCTTGGCTTCTTTCAGGCCCAGACCGGTGATGCCGCGAACTTCTTTGATCACGTTGATCTTGTTGGCGCCGGCTTCGACCAGGATGACGTCGAATTCGGTTTTTTCTTCCACGGCTTCAGCCGCAGCGCCAGCCGGACCGGCCATCATGACAGCGCCGCCAGCAGCGGGCTCGATGCCGTATTCGTCTTTCAGGATCGTTTTCAGTTCCTGAGCTTGCAGCAGGGTCAGGTTGACGATTTGCTCGGCGAGAGCTTTCAGATCAGACATTTCAGTTTTCCATTCTAACAGGGTGTTGCCGACATGGGGTAATCAACCACCACACGGGCTGTTGGGTGCTCAAGCGGCTTCCCGCTCCTCCAGGGTGGAGAGGATGCTCGCGATGTTCGAAGCAGGTGCGCCAATGGCCCCGGCGATGTTGGAAGCGGGTGCGCCAATGCAGCCCACGATCGAAGCGATAAGCTCCTCCCGCGACGGCATGGATGCCACAGCTTTAACACCTTCCGGCGTCAGTGCCGTATCGCCCATTGCCCCGCCCAGGATCTCAAACTTCTTGTTATCCTTGGCGTAGGCTTCAACCACCTTCGCCGCAGCGACGGGGTCTTCAGAATAGGCGATGACGGTCATGCCCGTCAGAAGTTTAGCGATGCTTGCGCAGGGCTTGCCTTCCAGGGCGATCTTGGCGAGCTTGTTCTTGGCAACGCGTACAGCCCCACCAGCGTCACGCATTTTCGCGCGCAGGGCTTGCATCTCGGCAACCGTCAGACCCGCGTAGTGTGCAACCACAACCACGCCAGAGCTTTCGAAAATCTGGCCGAGCTCGTCGACCAGGGCTTCCTTTTGTGCTCTATCCACAGGTTTGCTCCAAGTTTGGGGGTTTCCCCCGGCTCAATTGCGCCCCGACCGAAGAGCCGAGGCGTTCGGGTCCGAAAGGAGCCGAGTCCAAAACCGCCCGAGGGTATCCCCGGAAACAGTTGTCTCGTTCCCTATCTCAGGCAGGAAATTAAGCCTTACTTAAGCCTTTGCAGGCTATAAACAAGACACCCACCGTCTCGGACAGGACAGGGCGTTTCCGCCCCGCCATTCCCGGCCCGAAGACCGGGAAACTTTGGGCAGGGTGCGTGACGGGCACGCACCCCGCGAAATTACTGACCCAGCGCCGACGCCAGATCAACGCTGACGCCCGGACCCATGGTCGAGGACAGCGAGACCTTGCGCAGGTAGGTGCCTTTGGCACCCGTCGGGCGGGCTTTGCTGACCGCGTCAACGATGGCGCGGACGTTCTCGGCCAGCTTGTCGGCGTCGAACGACACTTTGCCCACGCCAGCGTGGATGATCCCGGCCTTTTCGACCTTGAACTGGACTTCGCCACCCTTGGCGTTGGCCACGGCTTGCGCCACGTCCATCGTCACGGTGCCGACCTTGGGGTTCGGCATCAGGTTGCGCGGGCCCAGGATCTTGCCCAGACGGCCGACCAGCGGCATCATGTCCGGGGTCGCGATGCAACGATCAAAGTTGATCTCGCCGCCCTGGATCGCCTGCATCAGCTCTTCGGCGCCGACGATGTCAGCACCGGCAGCGGTGGCTTCATCAGCCTTGGCGCCACGGGCGAAAACAGCGACGCGCACGGTCTTGCCGGTGCCGTTGGGCAGGCTGACAACACCACGGACCATCTGGTCAGCGTGACGCGGGTCAACGCCGAGGTTGATCGCCACTTCGACGGTCTCGTCGAATTTGGCGGTCGAGGACGATTTCACCAGCGAGACAGCCTCGCCCAGCGGCATCAGGGACGCGGTGCCAAAGGCTTCGCGCGCGGCGCGGGTACGTTTACCGAGCTTTGCCATGACTTACCCCTTGACCTCGATGCCGCAGGATTTCGCCGAACCGACGATGATCTGCATGGCGCCTTCGATATCGACGGCGTTCAGATCTTTCATCTTGGCTTCGGCGATCTGGCGGATCTGCGCGACGGTGACCGAACCGGCAACTTCACGGCCCGGCTTGACCGAACCCTTGGCGCGGTTGCGCTTGCCGACCGGCTTCAGACCAGCGGCTTTTTTCAGGTACCACGAGGCAGGCGAGGTCTTCAGCTCGAGGCTGAACGACTTGTCCTGGTAATACGTGATCACCACCGGAACCGGCGAACCGGGTTCCATGTCTGCGGTCTTCGCGTTGAAGTCCTTGCAGAACTGCATGATGTTGATGCCGCGCTGACCCAGAGCCGGGCCGACGGGCGGGGACGGGTTGGCTTGCCCCGCCTTAACTTGCAGCTTCAGCTGCCCGATAACTTTCTTGGCCATGTGGCCGCTCCTTTTTTCACAACGCCCCGGTATGGGGCCTGCTTAGTGGTCCGGCGAAACCCTTGGGTCCGCCTCCCACGGTGACCACTCAGGCGCCTTTGGTGACCTGAGTGAATTCCAGTTCGACCGGCGTCGGCCGGCCAAAGATCGACACCATCACCTTCAGGCGACCGTTGTCTTCGTCCACTTCCTCGACCATGCCCGAGAAGCCGTCGAACGGACCGTCCGACACCTTGACCTGCTCGCCGACCTCGTAGCGGATCAGGTTGCGCGGCGCTTCCTGACCTTCTTCGACGCGGTTCAGGATCAGGTTGACCTCTTCGTCGCGCATCGGGCTGGGTTTGCCCAGCTGACCCAGAAAGCCGGTGACGCGGTTGATCGAGCTGACCAGATGGTAGGTTTTGTTCGACATCTCCATGCGCACCAGCACATAGCCAGGCATGAAGCGGCGCTCGGACGTCACTTTCTTGCCGCGACGCACCTCGATGACCTCTTCGGTCGGCACGAGAACTTCTTCGATCTCGTCCTCAAGCCCCGCCTCGGCGGTCGCCTGGCGGATCGCTTCGGCGACCTTCTTCTCGAAGTTCGAGAGGACGCTCACCGAATACCAGCGCTTGGCCATGCCATTTCCCCGTCTGCAACGGCCTGAACCGCCGCGAAATTCCATTGACGATCAGAGAGTTGCCCCAGACCTGACCGCGACTGTCCGGCAGACAAAAAATGTGCGCACCGAAT
This window contains:
- the nusG gene encoding transcription termination/antitermination protein NusG, which gives rise to MAKRWYSVSVLSNFEKKVAEAIRQATAEAGLEDEIEEVLVPTEEVIEVRRGKKVTSERRFMPGYVLVRMEMSNKTYHLVSSINRVTGFLGQLGKPSPMRDEEVNLILNRVEEGQEAPRNLIRYEVGEQVKVSDGPFDGFSGMVEEVDEDNGRLKVMVSIFGRPTPVELEFTQVTKGA